In Nostoc sp. GT001, a genomic segment contains:
- a CDS encoding penicillin acylase family protein: protein MKNSRKGWLRKRLKITLIFLSVLGLLLVGFVTYTVRQSFPQESGTIQIPQLKAEVTVQRDKWGIPHIYAANSHDLFMAQGYIHAQDRFWQMDFWRHIGSGRLSEMFGSSQVDTDKYLRTMGWARVAQQEIQEINAEMKAYLQAYADGVNAYLREHQGSALSLEYTVLKFLNPGYQPEPWQILHSLTWGKVMAYDLGRNFEREIERAILLKTLNPNQVEELFPPYPQDLPVILPKFQKKENTGTQRQGNTQSYLPASSSLLDSPDVLPALESITKPMMALEQLIGPTGIGIGSNSWVISGQRTATGKPILANDPHLGVQIPSIWYEVGLHCTPKNAECPYNVSGFSFAGMIGVIIGHSDRIAWGVTNVQSDVMDLYIEKINPKNPNQYEVNGKWVDMQLVPETIQVAGSQSIVQTVRYTRHGPILSDVSPNLKQFQPSQSLELPQNYAVALRWTALEPSKLGYAVPQINRAQNWQEFRTAASNYDVPAQNLVYADIDGNIGYQMPGKFPIRAQGDGRYPVPGWTDEYEWQGYIDFEKLPKSFNPSQGYIATANNLVMREYPYLITADWVYGYRAQRIVEMISQQTQPISLKGVQRIQGDDRNLNAQTLVPLLQSITVDTPRLQAAQKLLQDWNLQLGMTSPVAALFEVFWKHLLADTFHDQLPEKYFPHGGDRWYAVIANLVKQPNSSWWDNRNTPEVESRDQILRQSFIEAVNELERIQSKDPNNWNWGKLHTITFRNATLGKSGVAPIEALFNRGAFATSGNGETVNANRWRANKSFEVTDIPSLRMIVDLGNLDNSVAIHTPGQSGHAFHRHYNDMVEPWRKIEYHQILWESKNVTENTTATLRLIPKLLE from the coding sequence ATGAAAAACTCCAGGAAAGGTTGGTTACGTAAAAGACTCAAAATTACTCTGATTTTCCTGTCAGTGCTAGGGCTATTGTTAGTAGGATTTGTCACCTACACTGTACGCCAATCCTTTCCGCAAGAGAGTGGCACAATTCAAATACCTCAACTAAAAGCTGAAGTAACCGTTCAGCGGGATAAATGGGGTATTCCCCATATTTATGCTGCCAACTCTCACGATTTATTCATGGCGCAAGGTTATATCCACGCCCAAGACCGATTTTGGCAAATGGACTTTTGGCGACATATTGGTTCTGGGCGACTTTCAGAAATGTTTGGTTCATCTCAGGTTGACACTGATAAATATCTGCGGACAATGGGTTGGGCGAGGGTGGCGCAGCAAGAAATTCAGGAAATTAATGCAGAGATGAAAGCATACCTGCAAGCTTACGCCGATGGTGTCAATGCCTATTTGAGAGAGCATCAAGGCAGCGCCCTGAGTCTAGAATACACTGTGCTAAAGTTCCTCAATCCTGGGTATCAGCCAGAACCTTGGCAAATACTGCATTCTCTGACTTGGGGGAAGGTAATGGCTTACGATTTGGGCAGAAATTTCGAGCGAGAAATTGAACGCGCTATTTTGCTCAAAACCCTTAACCCCAATCAAGTAGAGGAACTTTTTCCACCATACCCTCAAGACTTGCCAGTTATTTTACCTAAGTTCCAGAAGAAAGAGAACACAGGGACACAGAGACAGGGGAACACGCAGAGTTATTTGCCCGCTTCTTCTTCACTTCTCGACTCTCCAGATGTATTACCTGCTTTGGAGTCAATTACTAAGCCGATGATGGCTTTGGAACAACTTATAGGGCCCACGGGAATAGGTATTGGCTCGAATAGCTGGGTAATATCTGGTCAGCGAACAGCTACAGGTAAGCCAATTTTGGCGAATGACCCGCACTTAGGTGTGCAAATTCCCTCTATCTGGTACGAGGTTGGTCTACACTGCACACCGAAGAATGCAGAATGTCCCTACAACGTTTCTGGTTTTTCCTTTGCGGGAATGATTGGAGTAATTATCGGTCATAGCGATCGCATTGCCTGGGGTGTCACCAATGTACAATCTGATGTGATGGATTTATACATTGAGAAAATTAACCCGAAAAATCCTAATCAGTATGAAGTCAATGGCAAATGGGTTGATATGCAACTCGTGCCAGAGACGATTCAAGTCGCTGGAAGTCAATCGATTGTGCAAACGGTACGCTACACCCGACATGGGCCAATTCTCTCTGATGTTTCGCCCAATCTAAAGCAATTCCAGCCAAGTCAGTCGCTAGAATTACCGCAAAATTACGCCGTAGCCCTGCGTTGGACAGCCCTAGAACCTTCAAAACTAGGGTATGCTGTTCCCCAAATCAATCGCGCTCAAAACTGGCAGGAATTCCGCACTGCTGCCAGCAATTATGATGTCCCCGCTCAAAACTTGGTCTACGCTGACATTGATGGCAATATTGGCTACCAAATGCCTGGTAAATTCCCCATCCGCGCTCAGGGAGATGGGCGTTATCCCGTTCCTGGTTGGACGGATGAATATGAGTGGCAAGGCTATATTGACTTTGAGAAATTGCCCAAAAGTTTCAATCCATCTCAAGGTTATATTGCTACTGCCAATAATTTAGTTATGCGTGAATATCCTTATCTAATTACCGCAGACTGGGTTTATGGCTATCGGGCACAGCGCATTGTTGAGATGATTTCACAACAAACGCAACCGATTTCCCTCAAAGGTGTGCAGCGAATACAAGGAGACGATCGCAATCTGAATGCACAAACATTAGTACCACTACTGCAATCTATCACTGTTGATACTCCTCGCTTGCAAGCAGCCCAAAAATTATTACAAGATTGGAATTTGCAGTTAGGAATGACATCGCCTGTTGCTGCTTTGTTTGAAGTCTTCTGGAAACACTTACTGGCAGATACGTTTCACGATCAGTTGCCTGAAAAGTACTTTCCGCATGGAGGCGATCGCTGGTATGCTGTGATCGCAAATCTGGTCAAACAGCCCAATAGTTCTTGGTGGGATAATCGCAACACCCCAGAAGTTGAGAGCCGCGACCAAATCCTGCGACAATCCTTTATAGAAGCCGTGAATGAATTAGAACGAATTCAAAGCAAAGACCCGAACAACTGGAATTGGGGCAAGCTGCATACCATTACTTTTCGGAATGCCACTTTAGGTAAATCTGGGGTTGCACCGATTGAAGCTTTATTTAATCGTGGTGCATTTGCTACATCTGGTAACGGCGAAACAGTGAATGCTAACCGTTGGAGAGCAAATAAATCCTTTGAAGTGACTGATATTCCTTCACTGCGGATGATTGTAGATTTGGGAAATTTGGATAATTCAGTAGCAATTCACACCCCTGGGCAATCAGGTCATGCTTTCCATCGCCACTACAACGATATGGTTGAACCTTGGCGCAAGATTGAATACCACCAGATATTATGGGAATCAAAGAATGTTACAGAAAATACGACTGCAACACTGAGATTAATTCCAAAATTGCTAGAGTAA
- a CDS encoding ABC-2 family transporter protein: MNDFSLYLRYISVSFKSQMQYKVSFWLQVIGQFLGTAVEFFGVWALFSRFNSIGTWTLNEVALFYGIINISFACADALGKGFDSFTTIIKSGDFDRLLVRPRTTAIQLLGKEFTLKRIGRLFQGIVVMWWSLSSLQIPLTFKTLWLLGTSFFGGVALFVGIVIMQATITFWTIESLEIMNILTYGGVETAQYPLSIYNKWFQRFFTFLIPLACVSYFPLLAVLEKEDAFLVPLWFCYISPIAGILFLIVALQLWKIGERYYCSTGS, encoded by the coding sequence ATGAATGATTTTTCGCTTTACCTTCGATATATTTCTGTATCTTTCAAGTCGCAAATGCAGTACAAAGTTTCTTTCTGGCTGCAAGTCATAGGGCAGTTTTTAGGAACTGCTGTTGAATTTTTTGGAGTCTGGGCACTTTTTAGTCGTTTTAATAGTATTGGTACGTGGACTTTAAACGAAGTTGCTCTATTTTATGGAATAATTAATATTTCTTTTGCCTGTGCTGATGCCCTTGGAAAAGGCTTTGACTCATTTACAACAATAATTAAAAGTGGAGACTTCGACCGTTTGCTTGTTCGTCCACGCACCACAGCAATTCAACTTTTAGGTAAAGAGTTTACTTTGAAACGAATCGGAAGATTATTTCAAGGAATTGTTGTTATGTGGTGGTCACTTTCATCACTCCAGATTCCTTTAACTTTTAAAACTTTATGGCTTTTGGGTACTTCATTTTTTGGTGGAGTTGCACTCTTTGTTGGCATTGTCATTATGCAAGCAACCATCACCTTCTGGACTATTGAATCTCTCGAAATTATGAATATCCTCACTTATGGAGGAGTCGAAACGGCTCAGTACCCACTTTCGATTTATAACAAGTGGTTTCAGCGATTCTTTACTTTCTTGATACCACTTGCTTGCGTCAGCTATTTTCCTTTGCTTGCAGTACTTGAAAAAGAAGATGCTTTTTTAGTGCCTTTGTGGTTTTGTTATATCTCACCAATCGCAGGCATTCTCTTTCTAATAGTTGCGCTTCAGCTTTGGAAAATAGGAGAGCGATACTATTGTTCTACTGGCAGCTAG
- a CDS encoding ABC-2 family transporter protein yields MKAYWSLFVARFTLLLQYRAAALAGVGTQLFWGLVKVMVLQAFFTHTTSTQPITFQQAVGYVWLGQAFLMAIVPWGGDRDIQELIRTGAVGYDLLRPTDLYNFWFTRALALRTTPLILRSIPLLGVTIFIFPLLRLDEWSLSFPPSWASFFAFFISFIGAILLSSALTMLLTVSMMWTISGEGINSILPTLVTIFSGMIVPLPLFPEWSKPFLNALPFSGLIDKPFRLFTGNLQPNALFNVLLHQTFWIVVIIILGRVLVKYGIRKLVIQGG; encoded by the coding sequence ATGAAAGCATATTGGTCACTATTTGTTGCTAGATTTACACTACTGTTGCAATACCGTGCTGCTGCTTTGGCTGGTGTTGGAACTCAGCTTTTCTGGGGGTTAGTGAAAGTAATGGTTTTACAGGCATTCTTTACTCATACAACCTCTACTCAACCTATCACTTTTCAACAAGCTGTAGGATATGTGTGGCTGGGACAGGCGTTTTTGATGGCGATTGTCCCTTGGGGAGGTGATAGAGATATTCAAGAACTCATCCGAACTGGTGCTGTCGGATACGATCTTCTTCGACCCACAGACCTTTATAATTTTTGGTTTACTCGCGCTTTGGCACTTCGCACAACGCCCTTGATACTTCGTAGTATTCCGCTTCTTGGTGTCACAATTTTTATTTTTCCCCTTTTGAGACTTGATGAATGGTCGCTTTCTTTTCCACCCTCCTGGGCTTCTTTTTTTGCCTTTTTTATCTCTTTTATTGGCGCAATTTTACTTTCGTCTGCATTAACTATGCTTCTGACTGTATCAATGATGTGGACAATTTCAGGCGAGGGAATTAATAGTATTCTACCTACTCTTGTTACTATCTTCTCTGGCATGATTGTTCCTTTACCACTTTTTCCTGAGTGGAGCAAACCTTTTTTGAATGCACTTCCTTTTTCAGGACTAATCGACAAACCTTTTCGTCTTTTTACTGGTAATCTTCAACCAAACGCCCTGTTTAATGTTTTGCTGCATCAAACTTTTTGGATAGTTGTCATTATTATTCTTGGGCGTGTTCTTGTGAAATATGGCATTAGAAAGCTGGTAATTCAAGGAGGATAA
- a CDS encoding ATP-binding cassette domain-containing protein, with amino-acid sequence MELGKSTTIKILSGILVPSSGKCLIGGRTPWKDRIKHVNRIGVVFGQRTQLWWDLPVIESFDLLRDIYRVPQSEYRQTREEMIDLLGLESFLSTPVRQLSLGQRMRCDFAAAMLHRPEILFLDEPTIGLDAVSKLAVRKFIKALNKTHQVTTILTTHDMDDIEALCDRIIIIGGGEILCDGTLAALRSQVSSRRYLRIDLANDDFFFEEEGVSIISKEGRTVTLAFDPTKLSAASLISQVTSQHEVEDLFVENPPIEEIIAELYAISAGIIP; translated from the coding sequence ATGGAGCTAGGTAAATCGACCACGATTAAAATTTTGAGCGGTATTCTTGTACCTTCCAGTGGAAAATGCCTAATTGGCGGACGAACTCCTTGGAAAGATCGAATTAAGCACGTTAATCGCATCGGTGTAGTGTTTGGTCAAAGAACGCAACTCTGGTGGGATTTGCCAGTGATTGAGTCTTTCGATTTGCTGCGGGATATTTATCGCGTTCCCCAATCAGAGTATCGCCAGACACGCGAAGAAATGATTGATTTGCTTGGTCTTGAAAGCTTTCTCTCCACTCCAGTGAGGCAGTTAAGCCTTGGTCAAAGGATGCGATGTGACTTTGCAGCCGCAATGCTTCACAGACCGGAAATTCTTTTTCTTGATGAACCCACCATTGGGCTTGATGCAGTTTCCAAGCTTGCAGTCAGAAAATTTATCAAAGCGCTGAATAAAACTCATCAAGTAACCACCATCCTAACTACTCATGATATGGATGATATCGAGGCATTGTGCGATCGCATAATTATTATTGGTGGAGGTGAGATCCTTTGTGATGGAACTCTAGCAGCACTGCGTTCTCAAGTTTCCTCGCGTCGGTACTTAAGAATCGACCTAGCAAACGATGATTTCTTTTTTGAAGAAGAAGGAGTCAGTATTATCTCTAAAGAAGGTCGCACTGTAACTCTAGCCTTCGATCCCACAAAGCTTTCTGCTGCATCTTTGATTAGCCAAGTTACCTCACAACACGAAGTAGAGGATCTTTTTGTGGAAAATCCACCCATTGAAGAGATAATTGCTGAACTTTATGCAATTTCAGCCGGAATTATCCCATGA